One region of Xyrauchen texanus isolate HMW12.3.18 chromosome 11, RBS_HiC_50CHRs, whole genome shotgun sequence genomic DNA includes:
- the LOC127651681 gene encoding NLR family CARD domain-containing protein 3-like isoform X4, which yields MSLYEEENTAAPPEPSCVSVKSDRSIAKPPDLSDGAVTSDPRLQIQKAVSPEPSCVSIKSDRSIAKPPDLSDGTMTSDPSEVRNDLMQVHQSRCRVCEQALRDGVSITCGHSFCRKCISFYWDKTSPSEDFECPQCRKRSRTRPVLHTHGGSSSAGSAHFYTALDLQKDSYQPADDVLIRVKEKHRTIMKNKYEILFEGFKLQKNHTLLNRIYTQLYIIEGESEGVNEEHEVLHMEKTARTQHLQDTPIKCNDIFKPLPEPGCEEKRTEQIKTVLTKGIAGIGKTVSVQKFILDWAEGKANQDVDFMFVLPFREINLIKGEQYSLHKLLLDFHPELHDLDSKSYKECKVVFIFDGLDESRIPLMFSDREKVPDVTETSSVGVLMSNLIKGDLLPSALIWITSRPAAANQIPNKYIKRVTEIQGFNDPQKEEYFRKRISDEHQASRIISHIRRARSLHIMCHIPVFCWISSTVLQNILKQDDSAEIPQTLTEMYIHFLLIQINVRNQKYEERDPDKLLQSNREVIVKLAELAFQQLMKGNVMFYEEDLREIGIAVTDASVYSGICTEIFKEESVIHQRKVYSFTHLSFQEFLAAFYVFYHYVVKNFDTLQFLDQVHSLHKEAVDKALQSENGHLDLFVRFLLGISLESNQKLLRDLLTHTENSSESIKKTITYINDKIKHGHGLSADRSINLFLCLFEIKDQTLYREIQEFLKSDKHSENKLSPAHCSAIAYMLQMSEEVLDELDLKKFNTSEEAKRRLLPSVINCRKALLAECNLTGPCCEIVASALQSSKSLLRELDLSNNDLQDSGVKLLSDALKTTNCKLEILRLSGCMVTEVGCCYVASALISNPSHLIEMDMSYNHPGEPGVKVLSERLNDPNCSLEILKLDHGEHRRITPGLQKYACDLTLDTNTAHTRLCLCDGNKKTTCVKEEQPYPDHPERFEGNEQVLCSESLSERCYWEVELRGWGHVAVTYKGITKNGGSDCRFGLNEKSWNLYCCDTIYSAWHNNKSTNIPSPSSPSNRVGVYLDWAAGTLSFYRVSDTHTLTHLHTFNTTFTEPLYAGFGLYHDSSVSLCQIKQPQVRDSL from the exons ATGAGTCTTTATGAAGAGGAGAACACTGCAGCACCTCCTGAACCCAGCTGTGTGTCTGTAAAGAGTGATAGATCCATAGCTAAGCCCCCTGATCTCAGTGATGGAGCAGTGACCTCTGACCCCAG ACTGCAGATCCAGAAAGCAGTATCACCAGAACCCAGCTGTGTGTCTATAAAGAGTGATAGGTCCATAGCTAAGCCCCCTGATCTTAGTGATGGAACAATGACCTCTGACCCCAG TGAAGTGAGGAATGATCTGATGCAGGTTCATCAGTCTAGATGTAGAGTTTGTGAGCAGGCTCTGAGAGATGGAGTCTCAATCACCTGTGGACACAGTTTCTGCAGAAAGTGTATCAGCTTCTACTGGGACAAGACCAGTCCATCAGAAGACTTTGAGTGTCCTCAATGCAGAAAGAGATCAAGAACACGTCCTGTTCTACACACACATGGAGGATCCAGTTCTGCTGGTTCTGCTCACTTCTACACAGCACTCGACCTGCAGAAGGATTCTTACCAACCAGCAGATGATGTCCTGATCAGAGTGAAAGAGAAACACAGAACCATCATGAAGAACAAGTATGAGATCTTATTTGAGGGATTCAAATTACAAAAGAATCATACCCTCCTGAACAGGATTTACACACAGCTCTACATcatagagggagagagtgaagggGTGAATGAAGAACATGAGGTTTTACACATGGAGAAAACAGCCAGAACTCAACACTTACAAGACACTCCAATCAAgtgcaatgacatctttaaaccCTTACCTGAACCAGGATGTGAGGAGAAGAGAACAGAGCAAATAAAGACTGTTCTTACTAAAGGCATCGCTGGAATTGGAAAAACAGTCTCAGTGCAGAAGTTCATTCTGGACTGGGCCGAGGGAAAGGCCAATCAGGATGTAGATTTCATGTTTGTGCTTCCATTTCGAGAGATTAACTTGATTAAAGGTGAGCAGTACAGTCTTCACAAACTTCTGCTGGACTTTCATCCTGAACTTCATGATCTGGACTCAAAGAGTTACAAGGAGTGTAAAGTTGTGTTCATCTTTGACGGTCTGGATGAAAGCAGAATTCCACTGATGTTTTCAGACAGGGAGAAAGTTCCTGATGTGACTGAGACTTCATCAGTGGGTGTGTTGATGTCAAACCTCATCAAAGGAGATCTGCTTCCCTCTGCTctcatctggatcacctccagaccagcagcagccaatcagatccccAACAAATACATCAAGCGTGTGACTGAGATTCAGGGattcaatgaccctcagaaggaggaatatttcaggaagagaatcagtGATGAGCATCAAGCCAGCAGAATCATCTCACATATTAGAAGAGCAAGAAGCCTCCACATCATGTgccacataccagtcttctgctgGATCTCATCCACTGTGCTTCAAAACATCCTGAAACAAGATGACAGTGCAGAAATCCCTCAAACTCTGACTGAAATGTACATCCACTTCCTGCTCATTCAGATCAATGTGAGGAATCAGAAGTATGAAGAGAGAGATCCAGATAAACTCCTTCAGTCCAACAGAGAAGTGATTGTGAAACTTGCTGAACTGGCTTTCCAGCAGCTGATGAAGGGCAATGTCAtgttctatgaggaggacctgagagagaTCGGCATAGCTGTCACTGACGCCTCGGTGTATTCCGGGATCTGCACTGAGATCTTTAAGGAGGAATCTGTGATTCATCAGAGGAAAGTCTACAGCTTCACACATCTCAGCTTTCAGGAGTTTCTGGCGGCTTTCTATGTTTTTTACCATTATGTTGTCAAAAATTTTGACACATTGCAGTTTTTGGATCAAGTACATAGTCTACATAAGGAAGCAGTTGATAAAGCCCTTCAGAGTGAAAATGGACACCTGGATCTTTTTGTGCGATTCCTGCTGGGCATCTCACTGGAGTCCAATCAGAAACTCTTACGggatctactgacacacacagagaacAGCTCAGAGAGCATCAAGAAAACTATCACTTATATTAATGACAAAATCAAGCATGGACATGGTCTATCGGCTGACAGATCCATTAACCTATTCCTTTGTCTTTTTGAAATAAAAGATCAGACTCTGTACAGAGAGATTCAGGAGTTTCTGAAATCAGACAAACACTCAGAGAATAAACTCTCTCCTGCTCACTGTTCAGCAATCGCATACATGCTTCAGATGTCAGAGGAGGTGCTGGATGAGCTGGACCTGAAGAAATTCAACACATCAGAGGAGGCTAAAAGGAGACTGTTACCATCTGTGATCAACTGCAGAAAAGCTCT TCTTGCTGAGTGTAATCTCACTGGTCCGTGTTGTGAAATTGTGGCTTCAGCTCTACAATCATCAAAGTCCCTcttgagagagctggacctgagtaacaatgacctgcaggattcaggagtgaagctttTATCTGATGCACTGAAGACTACAAACTGTAAACTAGAGATACTGAG gttatctggctgtatggtgacagaggtTGGCTGTTGTTATGTGGCTTCAGCTCTGATTTCAAACCCTTCACATCTGATAGAGATGGATatgagctacaatcacccaggagaacCAGGAGTCAAAGTGCTCTCTGAGAGACTCAATGATCCAAACTGCTCACTGGAAATACTCAA ACTGGACCATGGAGAACATCGCAGGATCACACCAGGACTGCAAAAAT ATGcgtgtgatctcacactggatacAAACACAGCACACACTCGACTCTGTCTATGTGATgggaacaaaaaaacaacatgtgTGAAAGAGGAGCAGCCATATCCTGATCATCCTGAGAGGTTTGAGGGCAACGAGCAGGTTCTGTGTAGTGAGAGTCTGTCTGAACGATGTTACTGGGAGGTTGAATTGAGGGGATGGGGTCATGTAGCAGTGACATATAAAGGAATCACCAAAAATGGAGGGAGTGACTGTCGGTTTGGACTCAATGAAAAGTCCTGGAATCTTTACTGTTGTGATACGATTTACTCTGCCTGGCACAATAATAAGAGTACAAACATTCCTTCCCCTTCATCTCCCTCTAACAGAGTCGGAGTGTATCTGGACTGGGCAGCTGGCACCCTGTCCTTCTATAGAGTATcagatactcacacactcacacacttacacacattcaaCACTACATTTACTGAGCCTCTGTATGCTGGATTTGGGCTTTATCATGATtcctcagtgtctctctgtcagaTTAAACAACCTCAGGTGAGGGACAGTTTGTAA